Proteins co-encoded in one Prunus persica cultivar Lovell chromosome G6, Prunus_persica_NCBIv2, whole genome shotgun sequence genomic window:
- the LOC109950004 gene encoding GATA transcription factor 18 — MDPKGVQNGFEMTNFDQHEANLGGTDCLVDLTLRLGIPSSDKNNDQQSHTANGSSTSQAVDRSSLKNLNVNGYKQYEFPAPPELKNYCIINISNRRGKTGGSRKRKTTGRRPAKVCDIDKTCTNYNCRVTESPMWRTGPLGPKSLCNRCGIRFRKIKQKEETEQQAAEAAFKQLHAVSKL, encoded by the exons ATGGATCCCAAAGGTGTTCAAAATGGTTTCGAAATGACCAACTTTGATCAACATGAAGCCAATCTAGGAGGTACGGATTGTTTGGTGGACCTCACCCTGAGGCTAGGAATACCATCTTCCGACAAAAACAATGATCAACAATCCCATACTGCAAATGGTTCTTCTACCTCTCAG GCCGTCGATAGGTCTAGCCTCAAGAATCTCAACGTTAATGGATATAAGCAATATGAATTTCCAGCTCCACCGGAGTTGAAGAATTACTGCATAATAAACATATCCAACAGAAGAGGAAAAACTGGTGGCTCGAGAAAGAGGAAGACTACTGGACGCCGTCCTGCTAAAGTTTGTGATATCGATAAAACCTGCACCAACTATAACTGTCGTGTTACTGAATCTCCCATGTGGCGTACTGGTCCCCTTGGCCCCAAG aGTCTTTGCAATCGATGTGGGATCAGGTTCCGAAAGATCaagcaaaaagaagaaacagagcAGCAGGCTGCGGAAGCAGCTTTCAAACAGCTTCATGCGGTCTCCAAGCTTTAG